A window of the Streptomyces sp. NBC_00454 genome harbors these coding sequences:
- the tuf gene encoding elongation factor Tu — protein sequence MAKAKFERTKPHVNIGTIGHIDHGKTTLTAAITKVLHDAYPDLNEASAFDQIDKAPEERQRGITISIAHVEYQTEARHYAHVDCPGHADYIKNMITGAAQMDGAILVVAATDGPMPQTKEHVLLARQVGVPYIVVALNKADMVDDEEILELVELEVRELLSDYDFPGDDLPVVRVSALKALEGDKEWGEKLLGLMAAVDEAIPTPPRDTELPFLMPVEDVFTITGRGTVVTGRIERGVLKVNETVDIIGIKETKTTTTVTGIEMFRKLLDEGQAGENVGLLLRGIKREDVERGQVIIKPGSVTPHTEFEAQSYILSKDEGGRHTPFFNNYRPQFYFRTTDVTGVVTLPAGTEMVMPGDNTEMTVTLIQPVAMEEGLKFAIREGGRTVGAGQVTKITK from the coding sequence GTGGCGAAGGCGAAGTTCGAGCGGACTAAGCCGCACGTCAACATCGGCACCATCGGTCACATTGACCACGGTAAGACGACCCTCACGGCCGCCATTACCAAGGTGCTGCATGACGCGTACCCGGACCTGAACGAGGCCTCGGCCTTCGACCAGATCGACAAGGCTCCCGAAGAGCGCCAGCGCGGTATCACCATCTCGATCGCGCACGTCGAGTACCAGACCGAGGCGCGTCACTACGCCCACGTCGACTGCCCGGGTCACGCGGACTACATCAAGAACATGATCACCGGTGCCGCGCAGATGGACGGTGCGATCCTCGTCGTCGCCGCCACCGACGGCCCGATGCCGCAGACCAAGGAGCACGTGCTCCTGGCCCGCCAGGTCGGCGTTCCGTACATCGTCGTCGCCCTGAACAAGGCCGACATGGTGGACGACGAGGAGATCCTGGAGCTCGTCGAGCTCGAGGTTCGTGAGCTCCTCTCCGACTACGACTTCCCGGGCGACGACCTTCCGGTCGTCCGCGTCTCCGCGCTGAAGGCGCTCGAGGGCGACAAGGAGTGGGGCGAGAAGCTTCTCGGCCTCATGGCTGCCGTCGACGAGGCGATCCCGACCCCGCCGCGTGACACCGAGCTGCCGTTCCTCATGCCCGTCGAGGACGTCTTCACGATCACCGGTCGCGGTACCGTCGTCACCGGCCGTATCGAGCGTGGTGTCCTGAAGGTCAACGAGACCGTCGACATCATCGGTATCAAGGAGACCAAGACCACCACCACGGTCACCGGTATCGAGATGTTCCGCAAGCTGCTCGACGAGGGCCAGGCGGGCGAGAACGTCGGTCTGCTCCTCCGTGGCATCAAGCGCGAGGACGTCGAGCGCGGCCAGGTCATCATCAAGCCCGGTTCGGTCACCCCGCACACCGAGTTCGAGGCCCAGTCGTACATCCTGTCGAAGGACGAGGGTGGCCGTCACACCCCGTTCTTCAACAACTACCGTCCCCAGTTCTACTTCCGTACCACGGACGTCACGGGTGTTGTCACCCTGCCGGCCGGCACGGAGATGGTCATGCCGGGCGACAACACCGAGATGACGGTCACGCTGATTCAGCCGGTCGCCATGGAGGAAGGCCTCAAGTTCGCCATCCGTGAGGGTGGTCGTACCGTGGGCGCCGG